A window from Flavobacterium sp. 83 encodes these proteins:
- the trxA gene encoding thioredoxin: protein MALAITDATFDEVVLKSDKPVMVDFWAAWCGPCRMVGPIIDEISEEYAGKVVVGKVDVDANQEFAAKYGVRNIPTVLVFHNGEVVGKQVGVAPKQTYADSLDALL, encoded by the coding sequence ATGGCTTTAGCAATAACAGATGCTACTTTTGATGAAGTAGTTTTGAAATCAGACAAACCGGTAATGGTGGATTTTTGGGCAGCATGGTGTGGACCTTGTAGAATGGTTGGGCCAATCATTGACGAAATCAGCGAAGAATACGCAGGGAAAGTAGTGGTAGGAAAAGTTGATGTTGATGCTAACCAAGAATTTGCTGCAAAATACGGGGTGAGAAATATTCCAACAGTGTTGGTTTTTCATAACGGAGAAGTAGTAGGAAAACAAGTAGGAGTTGCTCCGAAACAAACCTACGCAGATAGTTTAGACGCTTTGTTGTAA